Part of the Imperialibacter roseus genome, GATAGCGTAACCCTCCATCCCGCAAGGATCTTCCCCGGCCGGGCAGGCTTGTGGATTCTTCATTTCGGTGTCTCGCCGCTATCGTAATTTTCAAAATGTAACCTTTTCATAAGCGAGACGCTTTATGAGAAGTAGTCCAAGCGAGACGCTTGAACTATTGGGGTCATTTAGGTTTCATAAAGCTCAGCCACCTCCCTATATTTACCCCAATGACTCCCCAACCCGAATCCCCCAAATCCTTCATCATCTACCGTTCGTCAGCCGGGTCGGGCAAAACGTATACGCTGGCCCGGGAGTACATCTTGCTGGCCTTGCAGTTTCCCGGCTATTTCCGCCATATCCTGGCTGTTACTTTTACTAACAAAGCTACCGCCGAAATGAAGGCCCGCATCATTCAAAACCTCGACATGCTGCGCAAAGGGGAGGGCAAAGGACTGCGGGCAGAGATCAGAGACGCCCTGGGCATTACCGACCAGCAGCTGAGCAAAAAGGCCGACGACAGCCTCACCGCCATCCTCCACGACTACAGCCACTTCAATGTCAGCACCATCGACAAGTTCTTCCAGCGGGTGCTGCGGGCCTTTGCCCGGGAGGTGGGCATTCAGGGCGGCGTTACCCTGGAACTGGACCAGGAAAAGGTGCTCGACGAAATCATCGACCGCATGCTGCTGGAGGTAGGTGACAACCCCCAGCTCACCCGCTGGCTCACGCAGTTTGCGGAAGACAAACTGCAGCAGGGCAAGTCGTGGGACATCCGTAAGGATATTAAAAGTCTGGGCAGGGAGCTTTTCAAAGAGCGCTTCAAAGTGGTGGCTCCTATGCTGGCCGAAGTAGCCAAAGACGACAATCGGGTGCAACTGTTCATGAAGGGCATGCAGGAGCTGCAGGCTGTTTTTGAAAATACGGTAAAGGGCTTCATTGCCAAATTTGACAAGGTGCTGGAGCAGCATCAACTGACTGTTGCGGACTTTAGCCGAGGCGGAAGCGGCCCGGCTGGCCTGTTTGCCAAGTTTGCCAAAAACGAATACGAAATCTCCGATACCCGCCGGGGCGCCACCGACAACCTCGATGCATGGATCACCAAAACCAGCAAGATCAGGCCCCAGCTGGAGCAGGCGCTGGAAGGAGGTATTCTGGCCGCTTACAATGGCATGATCGACTACCACGACCGTAATATCCTGGCCTACAACAGCGCCACCCAGGTCATGCGTTACCTGTACACGCTGGGCATCATTTCCGACCTCAGCCGCAACCTGGGGGACTACCGGGATGAGGAGGAGGTGATGCTCATCTCCGATGCGCCCGACTTTCTCAACCGCATCATTGGCGACAACGAAACGCCCTATATCTACGAAAAGGCAGGCACCTTCTACCGCCATTACCTCATCGACGAGTTTCAGGACACTTCCGGCTTTCAGTGGCGCAACTTCCGCCCTTTGGTGGAAAACAGCCTGGCGCAAGGCTACAAAAACCTGGTGGTAGGTGACGTAAAGCAGTCTATTTACCGCTGGCGGGGTGGCGACTCCCAGCTACTGCTTGATCAGGTGGCCAATGATATTGGCGACGTATACACCCAAGCCGAGCAGCTCCAAAACAACTGGCGCAGCTACGCCAACATTATCAACTTCAATAATAAGCTCTTTGAACAGGCTCCAAACTTCCTGGCTGATATGCTGTTGGAAGGTGCTTCATCTATTCCTGACGACACCATGAAAGCGAGAGTCGGGAAGGAGCTGGAACGCTTCCGGCTGTCGTACCACGAGGCGGCGCAGGGGCAGGGCAACGAAAACAAAATCGGAGGACTCATCAAGCTGCAGTGGTTTGAAAGTGACAATCCTGATGATAGCGACGAAGTGGACGAGGAAGCCGGGAGCTGGGACGAAAAAGCCATTCAGCAAGCGATTACCACTATCGAAGACCTGCAACCAAAATATGCGTTGCGGGACATTTGCATCCTGGTGAGGCGGGCAGAAGAAGGTAGGAAAATGGCGAAGGCGCTACTAGAGAAAAAGGAAACGGCCACAGGTAAAAAGCGCTACGATGTCATTTCGCCAGAGTCACTTTACCTCGGTGCTTCCCCGGTCGTGCGGTTGCTGTTGTCTGCTTTCAGCCATTTGTACAACCCAAAGAACAACCTGGCCCTGGCACAGCTGGTGTACGAATACCATCATTTTCTTACCAAAAAATCTGTGCCCGGGTTGTCGGAGCTATTCATTTGGGCGGGCAACCAAGAAAAGCAGGCAGAGTTTGAGCAATTGCTGCCAGCGGATTTTATTGAAGAACTGCCTGCCTTGCTGAAGGTGCCGTTGCTAGAGCTGGCCGAGCGCTTGATCGGGTTGTTTGGCCTGACGGAATACCCAAGAGAGTTTCCTTATCTCCAGGGCTTTCAGGATGCCCTGCTGGAGTACAGTAAAAACAACCGGGGTGATGTGGGCTCATTCCTGCAGTGGTGGGCCGATACAGGCTCCCGTCGCAGCGTGCAGGTGCCGGAAGAGCAGAATGCCATACGTATCATGACCATCCACAAAGCCAAAGGCCTGGAGTTCAAGGCTGTGCTGGTGCCATTCTGCAGCTGGGACTTTGACCACAAGCTGGAAGAGGTGCTGTGGTGCGAGGCTCCGGCTATTCCGCCCTTCGACCGGCTGCCTTATTATCCGGTGCGCTACTCCAGCAAGCTGACGGCCACGTATTTTGCCGAGGCTTACTACGAAGAAAAAAAACAAATCTATCTCGACAATATTAACCTGCTCTACGTGGCCCTCACCCGGCCAGAGGAAGCGCTTTACATTTATGCGCCTTTGCCCAAGTTCAATAAATCGGGAGGTTTCAGCATCAATAAAGTATCGGATTTACTCTATAAGCTCTTTCTTGATGAGAGCACCGGGGACTTCGCTATCACACCTGCGCCGGAAATAGATGCAGCTAGCTACTCAGTGCAAATAGGCGGACTACCTTTGTACGACGACGAGCAAATAGGAGACAGGCAACCGACAGTTGGCTTAAAAAACTACCTTTCCACCAATTGGCGCAACCGGCTTAGCATCCGCTTGCAAGGTGGCACGCTTGACGAAGGTGTCAGGGAGAAAAGCCTGATTTCTACCCAACGAGGCACGGTATATCACCGACTACTTTCTCATATCAAGCACCAGGACGATCTCCTGAAAGTATTGACTGACCTGCTGCCATTGGAGCCAATGGACAAGGATGAGCAAGCATCCATCCGGGAACAACTTGAAAAGCTGTTCGACCTGCCTGAAATGAAAGGCTGGTACGGTGGAGAATGGGAAGTCAGAACCGAAAGCCCGGTGCTGCCCATGAGCGGCGACATCAGGCGCTTCGACAGGGTATTGCTGAAAGCGGACGAGGCGGTGCTGATAGAATTCAAGACCGGGATGCCTTCCAATAACCATGTTCGGCAGGCGACGGAATACGTGAGTTTGCTCTCTGGTATGGGTTATGCTAAGGTGACTGGCTTCCTGGTGTATATCGACGAACTAAAAATCAATCAGGTAGCATGAGCCAGCAGCGAACATTTCTGGAGGA contains:
- a CDS encoding UvrD-helicase domain-containing protein, which gives rise to MTPQPESPKSFIIYRSSAGSGKTYTLAREYILLALQFPGYFRHILAVTFTNKATAEMKARIIQNLDMLRKGEGKGLRAEIRDALGITDQQLSKKADDSLTAILHDYSHFNVSTIDKFFQRVLRAFAREVGIQGGVTLELDQEKVLDEIIDRMLLEVGDNPQLTRWLTQFAEDKLQQGKSWDIRKDIKSLGRELFKERFKVVAPMLAEVAKDDNRVQLFMKGMQELQAVFENTVKGFIAKFDKVLEQHQLTVADFSRGGSGPAGLFAKFAKNEYEISDTRRGATDNLDAWITKTSKIRPQLEQALEGGILAAYNGMIDYHDRNILAYNSATQVMRYLYTLGIISDLSRNLGDYRDEEEVMLISDAPDFLNRIIGDNETPYIYEKAGTFYRHYLIDEFQDTSGFQWRNFRPLVENSLAQGYKNLVVGDVKQSIYRWRGGDSQLLLDQVANDIGDVYTQAEQLQNNWRSYANIINFNNKLFEQAPNFLADMLLEGASSIPDDTMKARVGKELERFRLSYHEAAQGQGNENKIGGLIKLQWFESDNPDDSDEVDEEAGSWDEKAIQQAITTIEDLQPKYALRDICILVRRAEEGRKMAKALLEKKETATGKKRYDVISPESLYLGASPVVRLLLSAFSHLYNPKNNLALAQLVYEYHHFLTKKSVPGLSELFIWAGNQEKQAEFEQLLPADFIEELPALLKVPLLELAERLIGLFGLTEYPREFPYLQGFQDALLEYSKNNRGDVGSFLQWWADTGSRRSVQVPEEQNAIRIMTIHKAKGLEFKAVLVPFCSWDFDHKLEEVLWCEAPAIPPFDRLPYYPVRYSSKLTATYFAEAYYEEKKQIYLDNINLLYVALTRPEEALYIYAPLPKFNKSGGFSINKVSDLLYKLFLDESTGDFAITPAPEIDAASYSVQIGGLPLYDDEQIGDRQPTVGLKNYLSTNWRNRLSIRLQGGTLDEGVREKSLISTQRGTVYHRLLSHIKHQDDLLKVLTDLLPLEPMDKDEQASIREQLEKLFDLPEMKGWYGGEWEVRTESPVLPMSGDIRRFDRVLLKADEAVLIEFKTGMPSNNHVRQATEYVSLLSGMGYAKVTGFLVYIDELKINQVA